The Martelella endophytica genome contains the following window.
TGGCTAGAGCAAACGCACCGATTTAGCCGTGCAGGCGGCTGGCATAGGCATCGAGCTTTGCCAGCGTCTGCCGGCCGCCTTCGACGGCGCCGAACTCGACGGTCGCATCGCGAGCTTCAACAGTCTCGAAGATCAGGATCAGCGAAACGCGGGTCTTTCCGCCTTCGTCCTCGAGCAGGATCATGCCGCGGAAATGGGCGGGCTCGCCGAGTTCGGCGCCGTGGTCGTAGGCAATGCGGGCCGGAGGGGTGATCTCCGTATAACGGATCCAGTTGGGCCAGTGCTTTCCGTCGGGGCCGTGCATCGTGTAGTGCCACAGCCCGCCGACTGAAAAGTCCATGGCATGGGTCTCGTTGACGAACCCCTCCGGCCCCCACCACTGGTCGAGGTGTTTTTCATCGGAAAGCGCTTTGAACACCAGTTCGCGCGGGGCGTTCATTACACGCTCCAGACGGATGATTCTTGCGGGATCGAGGTCTGCGGTCATCGGTCTTCTCCTTCAAGAAACTGTTCAAGACGTTCGAGATTCTGGTCGTTGGCGGCCTTGAGGAAGCGGGCCATCGCCTGGTTTTCCTCGGTCGGCTCGAATTCCATGATCCAGACAATGCGGCTTCCCCCTGCATGGTCCTCGAACCGCATCTCCAGCACGAAATCATGCACCGGCAGATGATGGCGGGTGCGGATAAGCTGCCCTTCTTCAATCTCCAGAAACGTCCAGTGATTGTCGAATGCGTTGCCGTCCGAGGTGGTCATGACGATCCGCCAATGGCCGCCCGGGCGGAAATCGAAGGCGGTGATCTCGTTTTCGAAACCGTGCGGCCCCCACCAGAGGGCAAGTTTTGAGGGATCGGAGGCTGCGGCGAACAGCGTGGCGCGGTCCTGCGGAAAGCTTCTTTCGTTCTCGATCTTGAGGCTTGCGTTCTTCTCGCTCATGGCTTTTCCTCCTTTTGAATTTTAGCAAGATGGGCTTCCAGCCGGTCGAGCCGCCGCTCCCAGAGTGCCCGGTAGTCTGAAAGCCAGCCATCGACCGCCTTCAGAGTTTCGGGCTCTATCCGGCAGGGGCGGGTCTGCGCCGCACGCCCGCGGGAGATCAGTCCGGCGCGCTCCAGCACCTTAAGGTGCTTGGACACCGCCGGCAGCGACATGTTGAATGGCTCGGCCAGTTCGTTGACCGTTGCCTCGCCCACCGACAGCCGGGCAAGGATCGCGCGTCGGGTCGGATCGGCGAGGGCAGCGAGTGTCTGGCTCAGTGGATCGGACATTCGGTATTTATCCCATCGGTTAATTAACCTAATGGGTAAATAAGGAAGATAAACCTTTGCGTCAAGCCCAAAGAAAAGGGCAGGCGCTGGGCCTGCCCTTGGTTCGTCGATAAATCTGTCCTCACACTCCGCGTCATCCTCGGGCTCGACCCGAGGATCCAGGCCGTTCAGCAGAGTCTTTGTTATAAAACTTGCAAATTCAGTGACTTAATCCGCCTGGATGCTCGGATCAAGTCCGAGCATGACACAAGAACGAAGAGCCGATGACACACGAAGGTCAAAGCCTGGCGCTTTGTCAGCAGTTGAAGGCGGGGTCTGGCCCGCCTTGTTGCCTTTCCCTGTCCGGCTGGTTTACGCGTAGCTCTGCAGCGGCCGCACTTCGAGCTGGCCCTCGCGCAGGGCCTTGATCGCCTGTGCGGCGGCCATGGCGCCGGCCATGGTGGTGTAATAGGGCACCTTCTGGGTCAGCGCGGCGCGACGGAGAGACTTCGAATCCGAGATCGTCTTGTCGTTGCTGGTGGTGTTGAACACCAGCTGGACCTGACGGTTGCGGATTGCGTCCTCGATATGCGGACGGCCCTCGCGCACCTTGTTGATCTTGGTCGCGGCGATGCCGTTCTCTTCCAGGAAGTCGCGGGTGCCGCCGGTCGCCATGACGGTGAAGCCCTGTTCGACCAGAAGCTTGACGGCGGGGAGCACGCGCTCCTTGTCTTCCGGCTTGACCGAAACGAACACGCAACCCTCGCGCGGCAGGTCGACGCTGGCGCCGAGCTGCGACTTGGCAAACGCAATGGCAAAATCCGTGTCGAGGCCGATCACTTCGCCGGTCGAGCGCATTTCCGGCCCGAGCAGCGTATCGACGCCGGGGAAGCGAGCGAACGGGAAGACGGCTTCCTTCACCGCGATATGGTTCAGCTTGCGCGGGTTCGGCCGCTCGCCATAGGAGTCGATCACGTCGAACAGCTTCTCGCCGGCCATCACGCGGGCGGCGATCTTGGCGATCGGTGCGCCGATGGTCTTGGCCACGAAGGGCACAGTACGGGATGCGCGCGGGTTCACTTCGAGGATATAGACGGTGCCGTCCTTGATCGCGAACTGCACGTTCATCAGGCCCTTGACGTTGAGCGCCAACGCCAGCGCGCGGGACTGTTCTTCCAGTTCATCCAGCGTTTCCGGCGAAAGCGAGTGCGGCGGAAGCGAGCAGGCGCTGTCGCCCGAGTGGATGCCGGCCTCCTCGATATGCTCCATGATGCCGGCGATGAATACGTCCGTGCCATCGCAAAGGCAGTCGACGTCGACCTCGGTCGCATTCGTCAGGTAGCTGTCGAACAGAAGCGGGTTCTTGCCGAGCATGGTGTTGATCTGCCCGGTCTTGTCGTTCGGATAGCGCTGCTTGATGTCCTCGGTGACGAGTTCCGGCACGACTTCCAGCAGATAATGCGAAAGCCCGGCATCGTTGTGAACGATCTCCATGGCGCGGCCGCCGAGAACGTAGGACGGGCGCACGACCAGCGGGAAACCGATCTCGCCAGCCACCAGACGGGCCTGCTCGACCGAATAGGCGATGCCGTTGTTTGGCTGGTTGAGGTCGAGCTTGACCAGCAGCTTCTGGAACCGGTCGCGGTCTTCGGCAAGGTCGATCATGTCGGGCGCGGTGCCGAGGATCGGGATGCCGTTCTTTTCCAGCGCTTCGGCGAGCTTCAGCGGCGTCTGGCCGCCGAACTGGACGATGACGCCGACAAGCGTGCCCTTTTCCTGTTCCGCGCGCATGATCTCGATCACGTCTTCCGCCGTCAGCGGCTCGAAATAGAGCCGGTCGGAGGTGTCGTAGTCGGTCGAGACCGTTTCCGGGTTGCAGTTGACCATGATCGACTCGTAACCCGCATCCTTCAGCGCAAAGGCGGCATGGCAGCAGCAATAGTCGAACTCGATGCCCTGGCCGATACGGTTCGGACCGCCGCCGAGGATAACAACCTTCTTGGCATCCGAAATGCCGGCCTCGGAGCGCGTCGCGCCATCAAACGGCGTTTCGTAGGTCGAGTACATGTAGGCGGTCGGCGAGGCGAATTCTGCAGCACAGGTGTCGATGCGCTTGTAGACCGGGCGCACGCCGAGCTTGTTGCGAAGCTGGGCGACTTCCTTCGGGCGGCCATGGGTGAGGCTTGCCAGACGCTGGTCGGAAAAGCCCATGGCCTTCAGCATGCGCAGGTTTTCGGCATCTTCCGGAAGGCCGTGTTCACGCACGCGCTCTTCCATGTCTACGATGGCCTTCAGCTGTTCCAGGAACCACGGATCAATCTTGGAATGCTCGTGAACCTCTTCCAGCGAAACGCCGAGACGCATCGCCTGGGCGACCATGCGCAGGCGGTCCGGCGTGCCGGTGCCGATGGCGGCACGAATGGCATTGCTAGGCTCGCCGTTCTCGATGCCCGGAATTTCGATCTCGTCGAGGCCGGTCAACCCGCGTTCCAGACCGCGCAGCGCCTTCTGCAGCGATTCCGGGAAGGTGCGGCCGATGGCCATGACTTCACCAACGGATTTCATCGCCGTCGTCAGCGTGTTTTCGGCACCTGGGAATTTCTCGAAGGCAAAGCGCGGGATCTTGGTGACGACATAGTCGATCGAGGGTTCGAACGAGGCGGGCGTCGCGCCGCCGGTAATGTCGTTTTCGAGTTCGTCGAGCGTGTAGCCGATGGCGAGCTTGGCGGCGACCTTGGCGATCGGGAAGCCGGTCGCCTTCGATGCCAGCGCCGAGGAGCGCGAGACGCGCGGGTTCATCTCGATGACGACAAGGCGGCCGTCGGCCGGGTTGACGGCGAACTGCACGTTCGAGCCGCCGGTCTCCACACCGATCTCGCGCAGAACCGCCAGCGAGGCGTTGCGCATGATCTGGTATTCCTTGTCGGTCAAGGTGAGGGCAGGGGCGACGGTGATCGAATCGCCGGTGTGCACGCCCATCGGATCAATGTTCTCGATCGAGCAGATGATGATGCAGTTGTCCGCCTTGTCGCGGACCACTTCCATCTCGTATTCCTTCCAGCCGAGCACGGATTCCTCGATCAGCACCTCGGTGGTCGGCGAGGCATCAAGCCCGCGCTCGACGATCTCGAAGAATTCGGAGCGGTTATAGGCAATGCCGCCGCCCGTGCCGCCGAGGGTGAAGGACGGGCGGATGATCGCCGGCAGGCCGATCGTGTCGAGCGCCTGCGCGGCAATTGCCATGGCATGCGACATGTAGCGCTGCTTGCGGTCGGTATTGCCGAGGTTCCACTGGTTTTCGAGCTCGTCCAGCGCCTTGTCGAGCGCATCGCCGGAAAGCGTCTTCTTCAGCTCGGCGCGCTTGGCCTCATGCTCCTGGCGATGCTGATCCTTGATCTCGGTGGCATTTGCCAGCATCGAACGCGGCGTTTCGAGCCCGATCTTTGCCATGGCCTCGCGGAACAGGGCGCGGTCTTCCGCCTTGTCGATCGCATCGGGCTTGGCGCCGATCATCTCGACATTGTAGCGCTCCAGCACGCCCATGCGGCGCAGCGACAGCGCGGTGTTGAGCGCGGTCTGTCCGCCCATGGTCGGCAGCAGCGCGTCGGGGCGTTCCTTGGCGATGATCTTGGCGACGACTTCCGGGGTGATCGGCTCGACGTAGGTGGCGTCGGCCAGTTCCGGGTCGGTCATGATCGTGGCCGGGTTGGAGTTCACCAGAATGACCCGGTAACCTTCTTCCCTCAGTGCCTTGCAGGCCTGTGCGCCGGAATAGTCGAACTCGCATGCCTGGCCGATGACGATCGGCCCCGCGCCGATGATGAGGATGGACTTGAGGTCTTGGCGCTTGGGCATGGTGGCTTCCGTCGTTCTTGTTCTGCGTCAAAAACCGGCGCGGTGGGGACCGGGCCGGGTGCGGGACGTCAAAAGGTTAGGCTAGGAGGGCCTTATAGGGAAAATGGCACAGGAACGGAACCCCGAAAATGCACCACGATTTTGCCTCTCACAGAAGAATTTCCGGCAAAAATCGGGCAGCGGGTGAACCTTTTCGCGATTCGTAACGTTTACAGACCAAACAGAGGAGTTAACAATGTTTGAATATCTGCCTCTTATCGCGTTTCAGATCGTTTTCGCCGCTGCGGGTCTCGCCATTCTCTATCGCATGATCGGCGGCAAGCTGTTCGCATCGACCGAGCCGTCCAGCGAGACGCTGCGTCGTGAAATGTTTCGCCGTTCGGCTCAGAACAGCAATCACGGTTCGTCGCAGGCGGCCTGATTTCGCCGGACCGGCGCGTCAACCGCCGCTGGTCAGCCTTTCCGCATCCGCGCCAGACAGCGCGGAGCGGTGATACTCAAAAGTCCCGTGTGTCATGATTTCCTCAGCGGCCTGTTTCAGGGCCCCAAGGGCGGCGCGGGCAAGTGAGCCGCCGGTGCTGATGCGCGTGACGCCGCATTCAGCCAGCTCCGCAACCGAGAAGCTTGGTTCCTTCAGTCCCGATAGCACGTTGACGGGCTTTCCGACTGACATGCAGACCTTCTCGATCGCCTTCAGATCAGGCAGGCCCGGCGCATACAGCACGTCCGCGCCAGCCGCCTCGAAGGCCTGCAGGCGCCGGATCGTGTCATCAAGATCGGGCTTGCCCCAGAGGAAATTTTCGCAACGTGCCGTCAGCATGAAAGGCCGATCCGCCTTGGCCGCTGCTGCGGCGCGCACTCGCTCCACCGCCAGTTCAAAAGCGTAGATCGGGTTTGCGGGGTTGCCCGTTGCATCCTCGATAGATCCCCCGACAAGACCTGTATCGGCCGCTAGCCGGATCGTCTCGGCGCAGTCTTCCGGGGCATCGCCAAAGCCGTTCTCAAGGTCTGCCGAAACCGGCAGGTCCGTTGCGTTAACGATCGAGCGCGCATTCTCGAGGATTTCCGCGCGCGACAATGCCGCCGCCGAATCGCGTGTTCCCAATGCAAATGCAAGTCCGGCGCTCGTTGTTGCCAGCGCCTCGAAGCCGAGGGCGGCAAGCAGTCTTGCCGTTCCGGCGTCCCATGGGTTCGGCATGACGAAGGGTCGATTGCCAGCGTGCAGGGCTTTGAACGTCTCGAATTTCTCTGTCGTGGTCCGCATCTATCCCCTCCGCAAAGCGTGTTCTCGACCCAGCATATGCGGCAGACGAAGCCCGGTAAACGGTTCGGGCGATAGGCAGATTGAACAATCGCGGCTCCCCGGCGTTGGCCTTCAAAACCGGAGTAAAAGATGAACCTTGAGAATCTCGGCCTGGTCTGGCTCATCGCGTTGTTTGCGTTATCGGGCGCCGTTATCCTCGCCTGTGGTGTCAGGATTACCGGTGTCGCCGATCGCATTGCCGACCGGACCGGTTTGGGCGAAGCGCTGATCGGTGGCCTGCTGCTCGGCGCCGCCACGTCGCTGTCGGGGACGGTGGTTTCGGTCACGACGGCGCTTGAGGGGCGGGCATCGTTGAGCTTTTCCAATGCTGTCGGCGGTATCGCGGCGCAAACGGCCTTTCTGGCGCTCGCCGACACGATCTACCGCCGCGTCAATCTCGAACATGCGGCGGCCGATCTCTCCAACCTGTTCCAGGGTGCCCTGCTCATCCTGCTTTTGAGCCTGCCGCTGCTCGGCTTCGTCGGGCCGGATTATGCGCTCTACGGGGTCAGCCCGGTCTCGATCGCGCTCTTCTGCGTCTATATCGCCGGTGTCGTTGCCTCGAAACGGGTCAAGGACGAGCCGATGTGGCTGCCGGTGGGGACGCACGAGACCCGGCTCGATGCGCCCGAGGAGGATGTTCAGGATGCCCGCGGCAATCTGCGGATTTTCCTCGTCTTCGGCGGTCTGATGGTGCTGATGGGCCTGTCCGGCTACGTGATCTCGCAGATTGCCGGCGTGGCGACAGACCGCTACGGGCTGTCGGCCTCGGTGGTGGGGGCGTTGATGACGGCCGTCGTCACCTCGCTGCCGGAACTGGTCACCACCCTTGCCGCCGTCCGGCGCGGTGCGCTGCAGCTCGCCGTTGGCGGCATCATCGGCGGCAATACCTTCGACACGCTGTTCCTGACGCTTTCGGATGTCGCCTATCGCGACGGTTCGCTCTACCACGCCATCACCAAGGACGATCTGCTCTGGTTGGCCGTCGGGCTCTGCGTCACGGCGGTGCTGCTGCTGGGGCTGATCGTGCGGCAGAAATCGGGACCGGGGCGGATCGGCTTCGAAAGCGCCGCCATTCTGGCGCTCTATGCCGGTGCGGTGGGCATTTCGGCATTTTAGCGGTTTGCGGATAAGGTTTTCCTTGAAAACGCGGTCGATCCCGCCCATCTTCGCGTCGAACCATATGGTTCGATAGCTGGAGTGCCCGATGCTGATTGTCCATTACCTCGAAGATTCCCGTGCCCACCGCATCCTCTGGCTTCTGGAGGAGCTCGGCGTCGATTACGAGGTCCGCCGCTACAAGCGCGGCCCGGACATGAGCGCTCCCGCAAGCCTGAAAGAGGTCCATCCGCTCGGCAAGTCGCCGGTGATCGAGGACAACGGGCGGGTTGTTGCCGAAAGCGGAGCCATCTTCGAATATCTCATTGATCGCTATGGCGCGATGAGCGGCCTGCGCCCGGAACCCGGCACGGAGGAGGCGCTGCGCTATCGCTACTGGCTGCATTATGCGGAAGGCTCCGCCATGCCGCTGCTGGTGACGAAGCTGATCTTCCAGAAGGTACCCGAGCAATCGCCGCGTCTCCTGAGGCCGATCATGAGGGCGATCTCGAAGGGCGTCACCGGCCGCCTCACCGATCCCCAGCTCAAGGATCACGGCAACTTCTGGAACGCCGAGCTTTCGCGCGACGGCTGGTTTGCCGGCAAGAACTTTACAGCGGCGGACATCATGATGAGCTTTCCGATCGAGACCGGCATGGAACGGATCGGCTTCGACGAACGGCCGCTTGCCCTTCTGGACTATCTCGTCCGGATCCACGCCCGTCCAGCCTACAGGCACGCGCTCCAGCGCGGCGGCGCCTATCGCTATGGCGGCAATCCGTTGTCGTGATCACGCTAGTGTAAAATACTTAAGGGTGACCTAGCCGACATCACGCATCATCTTTTTTCTCGATTTTCTCGGGACCATAATCGCCATTCGGTTCGAGGAAAAAGCAGATCACAGGGTTCCTTTCCATACGGGAATGCATGGAAGAACCTTTTGAGTTTCTGTACATGAAGCCGCAACTGGATGCGAAAAATAATATAAAAATAGTGCTTAAGGATCCGTATATTGTCAATGTTCCAAATATAAAACTCGTAATGTAGTTATGATATGCGATTGGCAATTTTGTCATAATATAAACGATTGAAAAGCTTGCTATCACTGTTAGTGATACAAGCTTTTTGTTTCGTAGAAATTTTAGGAGCATTTTATGTGATCCGCTGAAATATGCGTCTTGCCGTATGACGTATTGTGATGATTTGCCGCGGTGCCAACCGCTACAGAGCTAATCTGATTGCTCGTTTGGGTGCTTTTGCTGGCGGCCCGGCTCCCCCCGTCATTTACTCTGAGGTTCTTGTTCTTGCCAATGCGCCATCTGGTGTCAATGGCACAAGCGCTTGCGCGTGATCGTCCGCAGTCGTCCGTTTGCTATCCGTTGTGCGCTCATCACACTGGCAAATGCCCAAAAAACAGGCTACAGGAACCTGCCGCCGCGGCCCCGCTATTGTCTGGCTTCGGCGTGTCAGCTTCTGGTGAAAATCATGTCTGTCACAATGCCAACTGCGCAAGCAGCCGGTCATTCGTGGTCCTCCCATATCAGGGAGACGCTCCTTCTCGGAATTCCGCTCATCGGCGCACAGCTTGCCCAGCAGGGCATCAATGCCACGGATATCGTCATCCTCGGCCAGTTGAGCGCCGTCGATCTCGCGGCGGCCGTGCTCGCGACGCAGTATTTCTTCACGATCTTCATCTTCGGCTCCGGTCTTGCGATTGCCGTCATGCCGATGGTTGCGGATGCCTATGGGCGCGGCGACGAGGTGGCCGTACGCCGGTCGATGCGGATGGGCATGTGGGCCTCGCTGATCTATGGCGTTCTTGTGCTGCCGCTGTTCATCTGGTCTGAGACGATCCTGCTGGCCATGGGGCAGGAGGTGGATGTCGCCGAACACGCGGCGCACTATCTCCACATCGTCGGCTTCGCCATGTTTCCGGCGCAGCTCTTCTTCGTGCTCAGATCGCTCGTCAGCGCCACCGGCCGGGCGGGCATCGTTCTCTGGGCAACAGTGGCCATGCTGGCGTTGAATGCCGTACTGGCCTATGTGCTGGTGCTCGGTCATCTCGGCCTGCCGCAGCTCGGCATTCGCGGCGCGGCCATTGCCGCGCTCGCCATCCAGTGCACCGGCTTCCTCATCCTTGCCGTCTATATCGAGCGCGATGCGGAGCTTTGCCGCTACCGGCTCTTTACTCGCTTCTGGCGGCCGGACTGGCCGGCACTCCGGGAGGTCGTCGCGCTCGGCTTGCCGATCGGCGTCTCGGTGCTTGCGGAAGTGTCGATGTTTACCGTTTCGTCGGTGCTGATGGGCCAGTTCGGCGCCGTGCCGCTCGCCGCCCACGGCATTGCCATCCAGCTGAGCTCGATCACCTTCATGGTGCCGCTCGGACTGTCGCAGGCCGGCACGGTCCGGGTTGGCCGGTTTCACGGTGCGGGCGACCGGGTCAACCTCAAGCGCGCCTCCATCGTGGTGATGATCGTCGCCTTCCTGTTCGCGCTTGCGAGCGGGCTGAGCTTTGCCCTGTTCCCGATGGCGCTCGCGAGCCTGTTCATCGATACCGGCCTGCCGGAAGCGCCGGCCGTGCTCGCCTATGCCATGCCGCTGATGCTGGTTGCTGCGCTGTTCCAGTTGATGGATGGCGGGCAGGTGACGCTGAACGGGCTTTTGCGAGGGCTGAAGGACGCGCGCATCCCCATGGTCCTGGTGCTGATCGCCTACTGGGTCGTCGGCCTGCCGCTCGCCTGGCTGCTTGCCTTTCCGCTTGGGCTGGAAGGCATCGGCATATGGATCGGCTTCCTGCTCGGCCTCGGATCGGCAGCCGTGATGCTGGGCTTCCGACTGGCGCATTTGCTGCGTGCGGAACACGCGGCCGGCTGATAAGGTTAGCTGACGCAATCGGGTGGAGGGGACCTTGCGCAATGACATCATCTTTGGCGCGGTGTTGCCTTACATCGCCTTTCTCGCCGCGCGCCATTTCGGCCTGTCGAACGTTCATGCGCTGGCGATCGGCTCGCTGTTTCCGATCACCACAATCGCGGTTACCTATGCCGCGAGCCGGCGGCTCGCCGCCGTCAGCATCATCACGCTGACGGCGACGCTCGCATCGCTCGCCGCCAGCCTCTGGTTCAACAGCACGTACCTGGCGCTGTTGAAGAACTCGCTGATTACCGGCTGCGTCGGGCTGATCTTTCTCGCCTCGCTGCTCGCTCCGCGCCCGCTGGTCTTCTTCCTGGCCTCGGAAGGCGGAACCGGGAAGCGGGCGGAACATGAGGGGTTCTGGCAGAACCGGCCGGGCTATCGCCGCACGATCCGCGAGATGACGCTTATCTGGGCGGTCGTGCTGATCGCGGAGGCCGCCACGCGGGCGGTGCTGATCCCGCTTCTGCCCATCGACATATTCCTCGTCGTCAGCGAGGTCATGTGGATCGTCGTCTTCGCCGGCATGATCGCCTGGAGCATCCGCTACGGCAAGCGCCGCTCGCAAGCACTGGATGCGGTGAATTCGCAATAAAAAAAGGGCGCCGCAGCGGGCGCCCTTTTCTATTCTTGTATGCCCTCAGGCTCAGGCGCGCTCTTCCAGCAGCGCCTCGCCCTTCTTCTCGCGCACGAGATTGATGAAGCGGCGGAAGAGATAGTGGCTGTCCTGCGGGCCGGGCGAGGCTTCCGGGTGGTGCTGCACCGAGAACACCGGCTTGCCGGCCAGCGAAATGCCGCAGTTCGAACCGTCGAACAGCGAGACATGGGTTTCGGTGACACCCTCCGGCAGAGAGGCCGAATCGACCGCGAAGCCGTGGTTCATCGAGACGATCTCGACCTTGCCGGTCGTATAGTCCTTCACCGGATGGTTGGCGCCGTGGTGGCCCTGATGCATCTTCACGGTCTTGCCGCCGAGGGCAAGTGCCAGCATCTGGTGACCAAGGCAGATGCCGAAGACCGGCAGGCCACTGTCGATCAGCGCGCGGATCACTGGAACCGCATATTCGCCGGTCGCAGCCGGGTCGCCCGGGCCGTTCGACAGGAACACGCCATCGGGCGAGAGCGCCAGAATGTCTTCGGCCGACGTCTTCGCCGGCACCACCGTCACCTTGCAGGAAAGGCCGGTGAACAGGCGCAGGATGTTGCGCTTCACGCCGTAGTCGATGCAGACGACATGATATTTCTGGTCGGCTTCGGCGAGCGTCTCGTAGCCCTCGTTCCAGACCCAGGGCTTTTCGTCCCACTTCGACGACTGGCCGGAGGTCGCCTCGACGGCGAGATCGAGCCCTTCAAGTCCGCCCCAGGCCTTGGCTTTCGCCTTCAGGGCTTCGAGATCGAAATTGCCGGAAGGCTCGTGGGCGATGACGGCATTCGGCGCGCCATGTTCGCGGATCCAGGCGGTGAGCGCGCGGGTATCGATGCCGGAGAGGCCGATGATGCCGCGCGACTTCAGCCAGGCGTCAAGGTTCTCGCGCGAGCGGTAGTTCGACGGGTTGGTGATCTCGGCCTTGAAGATCGTGCCGACAGCGCCGCGGCGGGCGGCGGGCGTCAGGTCCTCGATATCCTCGCCATTGGCACCGATATTGCCGATATGGGGAAAGGTGAAGGTGACGATCTGGCCGAGATAGGACGGATCTGTCAGGATTTCCTGATAGCCGGTCAGTGCCGTATTGAAGCAGACTTCGGCCTGCACGTCGCCGGTGGCGCCAATGCCCTTGCCGAAGATTGCCGTGCCGTCGGCGAGTACCAGTACCGCCGTCGGCTTTTCGTTCGTCCATGGGGTGGTCATCATTATCCCTTGTTCTTTTCGCCGGTTTGACACCGATTGAACGCCGCAGCGCGAAATCTTATATAGTGGGCAACTCGAACGGGTTCCAACTTCCGGGAAAGCTAAGTTCGGGCAGGCCATTTTTGTGCGCGGTCGCGGGAAAATAGTGAAACGCGGCTTGCGGGTCAATTGCACTTGACGCACAGTTATGGCATCTGCTGAAAAATATACCGAACCCGTTTTTTGAATTGATTGCTGTCCCGGTATTCGGTAAACGCCGCGGCCGTCCGCTATTGGAGCGGCAGCTCTGACATAACGGCGTTGCCAGGAGTAGGTTTATATGTTGCGCGACAAGCTCGCACTCGCACTCAAGGATGCTTCCAAATCGGAAGAACCTGTTCGTTTTTGCACGCTCCGGCTGGTGCAGGCGGCCATCAAGGACCGCGATATCGCCCACCGCGCAAGCGGCAAGGACCCTGTCAGTGACGATGACATTACCGGAATCCTGATCAAGATGGTCAAGCAGCGCAAGGAATCCTCGCGCCTCTATGACGAGAAAGGCCGTCCGGACCTCGCCGCCCAGGAACGCCAGGAAATCGCGGTGATCCGCGAATTCCTCCCCGCCCAGCTCACCGAAGACAAGATTCGTGAGGCCTGTGCCTCCGTTGTCGAGGAAAC
Protein-coding sequences here:
- a CDS encoding MATE family efflux transporter, translating into MSVTMPTAQAAGHSWSSHIRETLLLGIPLIGAQLAQQGINATDIVILGQLSAVDLAAAVLATQYFFTIFIFGSGLAIAVMPMVADAYGRGDEVAVRRSMRMGMWASLIYGVLVLPLFIWSETILLAMGQEVDVAEHAAHYLHIVGFAMFPAQLFFVLRSLVSATGRAGIVLWATVAMLALNAVLAYVLVLGHLGLPQLGIRGAAIAALAIQCTGFLILAVYIERDAELCRYRLFTRFWRPDWPALREVVALGLPIGVSVLAEVSMFTVSSVLMGQFGAVPLAAHGIAIQLSSITFMVPLGLSQAGTVRVGRFHGAGDRVNLKRASIVVMIVAFLFALASGLSFALFPMALASLFIDTGLPEAPAVLAYAMPLMLVAALFQLMDGGQVTLNGLLRGLKDARIPMVLVLIAYWVVGLPLAWLLAFPLGLEGIGIWIGFLLGLGSAAVMLGFRLAHLLRAEHAAG
- a CDS encoding VC0807 family protein; the protein is MRNDIIFGAVLPYIAFLAARHFGLSNVHALAIGSLFPITTIAVTYAASRRLAAVSIITLTATLASLAASLWFNSTYLALLKNSLITGCVGLIFLASLLAPRPLVFFLASEGGTGKRAEHEGFWQNRPGYRRTIREMTLIWAVVLIAEAATRAVLIPLLPIDIFLVVSEVMWIVVFAGMIAWSIRYGKRRSQALDAVNSQ
- the carA gene encoding glutamine-hydrolyzing carbamoyl-phosphate synthase small subunit — its product is MMMTTPWTNEKPTAVLVLADGTAIFGKGIGATGDVQAEVCFNTALTGYQEILTDPSYLGQIVTFTFPHIGNIGANGEDIEDLTPAARRGAVGTIFKAEITNPSNYRSRENLDAWLKSRGIIGLSGIDTRALTAWIREHGAPNAVIAHEPSGNFDLEALKAKAKAWGGLEGLDLAVEATSGQSSKWDEKPWVWNEGYETLAEADQKYHVVCIDYGVKRNILRLFTGLSCKVTVVPAKTSAEDILALSPDGVFLSNGPGDPAATGEYAVPVIRALIDSGLPVFGICLGHQMLALALGGKTVKMHQGHHGANHPVKDYTTGKVEIVSMNHGFAVDSASLPEGVTETHVSLFDGSNCGISLAGKPVFSVQHHPEASPGPQDSHYLFRRFINLVREKKGEALLEERA
- a CDS encoding GatB/YqeY domain-containing protein, translating into MLRDKLALALKDASKSEEPVRFCTLRLVQAAIKDRDIAHRASGKDPVSDDDITGILIKMVKQRKESSRLYDEKGRPDLAAQERQEIAVIREFLPAQLTEDKIREACASVVEETGAQGLRDVGRCIEKLKDRYSGQMDFSKASGVVKDMLK